The Prevotella sp. oral taxon 299 str. F0039 genome has a segment encoding these proteins:
- the mobB gene encoding conjugal transfer protein MobB has translation MIAKISATENLGGTLGYNFKKVEKGEASILLAAELYQSKDGRYTMEDVIADMEALIPKKCRTKKMVFHCSLNPHPDEKLSNETLTQIAKEYMETLGYGKQPYIVFKHNDIAREHIHIVSLRVDSEGKKINDKFEKRRSKKITDALERKFGLIPGSKVSERTTTETPKVNVVQGNIKEQVANTVRSAMKHYTFCSLGELNAILRKYNLAVEEVKTEYRGKRYDGLVYVPTDDKGNKVSTPIHASNIGRGVGYAAVQNKMQKSKQMVKPLIPAIRRKVLDVMRTSPQMKERLRQRLEEQGLRVIIRKNDNGRIYGITFIDDEKGIAVNGSRLGKGYAANKFNEYFSNPENNPFLDESLYGKIDTTLQKQMQTTQYDEQESDNLVDELIDDMVGDSFSSSGNDDWKEAAWQRKLRKQNKVNLKHRKR, from the coding sequence ATGATTGCTAAAATATCTGCTACGGAGAACCTTGGAGGAACACTCGGTTATAACTTCAAAAAGGTGGAGAAAGGGGAAGCGAGCATTCTTCTTGCTGCCGAGTTGTATCAGAGCAAGGATGGACGTTATACGATGGAGGACGTGATTGCCGATATGGAGGCATTGATACCGAAGAAATGCCGAACAAAAAAGATGGTGTTTCATTGCTCCCTCAATCCTCACCCAGACGAGAAACTCTCCAATGAAACACTTACGCAGATTGCAAAAGAGTATATGGAAACTCTCGGCTACGGAAAACAACCCTACATCGTGTTCAAGCACAACGACATCGCCCGTGAGCATATACACATCGTATCGCTTCGGGTGGATAGTGAAGGAAAGAAAATCAACGATAAATTTGAAAAGCGAAGGAGCAAGAAGATTACCGATGCTTTGGAAAGGAAATTTGGTCTCATTCCAGGTTCAAAGGTCAGTGAGAGAACAACAACAGAAACACCAAAGGTCAATGTTGTGCAAGGGAATATCAAGGAACAGGTGGCAAACACCGTCCGTTCTGCAATGAAGCATTACACATTCTGCTCCTTAGGTGAACTAAATGCCATTCTGCGTAAATACAACCTTGCGGTAGAGGAGGTTAAAACTGAGTATCGAGGAAAACGATATGACGGGCTGGTCTATGTGCCTACCGATGACAAGGGCAATAAGGTGAGCACGCCCATTCACGCCTCAAACATAGGTAGAGGTGTGGGCTATGCTGCCGTTCAAAACAAGATGCAAAAATCGAAGCAGATGGTTAAGCCATTGATACCAGCCATCAGAAGAAAGGTATTAGACGTAATGCGTACTTCTCCCCAAATGAAGGAAAGACTTCGACAAAGATTGGAGGAACAAGGCTTGCGTGTTATAATCCGCAAGAATGACAATGGACGCATCTATGGCATTACATTCATTGATGATGAAAAAGGTATTGCGGTCAATGGTTCCCGATTGGGTAAAGGATATGCCGCCAATAAGTTTAACGAGTACTTCTCTAACCCGGAGAATAATCCATTCTTGGATGAATCGCTTTATGGTAAGATTGATACTACCTTACAGAAACAGATGCAGACAACACAGTATGATGAGCAGGAAAGCGATAATCTTGTCGATGAACTTATTGACGATATGGTGGGAGATTCCTTCTCTTCATCGGGCAATGATGATTGGAAAGAAGCGGCATGGCAACGCAAACTTCGCAAACAAAACAAGGTAAATCTTAAACACAGGAAGCGTTAA
- a CDS encoding ParA family protein, protein MEQIQTSPIFLGFSSQKGGVGKSTLAEIVSSILYYERNIHLFVVDCDLSQDSFYKLREREKACVEGDPQLSKQMKQHFSSLKRTAYRILKADPKEAIEKANEYIRKHPSENFDLVIFDFPGHAGTSDLLQLSLEMDYILSPLEPDVQSMVACLTYIKAVNDLGVSMSSVRIKEVILLWNKVDRRVKNTLIEYYSRYIKNEDYTLLNQHVYAAHRFSHELEQYGFRGVFRSTYLPPNKALRIGTGIEELTEELLTHIQLK, encoded by the coding sequence ATGGAACAGATACAAACATCGCCCATATTCCTGGGCTTTTCCTCTCAAAAGGGAGGTGTTGGCAAAAGCACTTTGGCTGAGATTGTTAGCAGCATTCTTTACTACGAAAGAAATATCCATCTTTTTGTGGTAGACTGTGACTTGTCTCAGGACTCATTCTATAAACTCCGTGAAAGGGAAAAGGCTTGCGTTGAAGGTGATCCACAGCTTTCCAAGCAGATGAAGCAACATTTCTCCTCTTTGAAGCGTACAGCCTATCGCATCCTCAAGGCAGACCCTAAGGAGGCAATAGAAAAAGCTAACGAGTATATCCGTAAACATCCGTCTGAGAATTTTGATTTGGTCATCTTCGACTTTCCTGGTCATGCTGGCACAAGTGACCTTTTGCAGCTATCGCTGGAAATGGACTATATTCTTTCACCTTTAGAGCCTGACGTTCAGTCAATGGTTGCCTGTCTTACCTATATCAAGGCAGTAAATGACTTGGGGGTATCCATGTCAAGTGTCCGTATCAAGGAAGTTATTCTCCTATGGAATAAGGTTGACCGAAGAGTTAAGAACACGCTCATAGAATACTATAGTAGGTATATCAAGAACGAAGATTACACGCTACTTAATCAGCATGTCTATGCCGCTCACCGCTTCAGCCATGAATTGGAGCAATACGGATTCCGTGGAGTATTCCGTTCCACTTACCTACCTCCCAATAAGGCTTTACGAATCGGGACCGGCATTGAAGAGCTGACAGAGGAATTACTTACCCATATTCAACTTAAATAA
- a CDS encoding TraG family conjugative transposon ATPase codes for MRNKSKITTLESKFPLLSVEQGCMVSKDADITVAFRVELPELFTVTSTEYEAMHSAWHKAIKVLPNYSIVHKQDWFIKEDYQGKLSDGGLSFLARSSERHFNERPYLHHSVYLFLTKTNKQRMAQQSNFSSLCRGHLLPKEITNKDEVMKFMEAVDQFERIINDTEQIRIVRMTEEELVGTNEKGGLLDRYFSLSEEGHASLEDIRLGADLVRVGDNMLCLHTLSDTDDLPTTVSTDSRYERLSTDRNDCRLSFASPVGLMLPCNHIYNQYLFIEDSDANLERFEKQARNMHSLARYSRSNQINEEWIQEYLNIAHSQGLTSIRAHFNVLAWSSDKEELRQIKNDVGSALALMECHPRHNTIDAATLYWAGIPGNAADFPAEESFYTFIEPALCFFTAETNYKDSLSPFGIKMADRLSGKPVHLDISDLPMKKGVITNRNKFILGPSGSGKSFFTNHMVRQYYEQGAHVLLVDTGNSYQGLCELIHRKTKGEDGVYFTYTNESPISFNPFYTDDYFFDVEKRESICTLLLTLWKSADEHITKTEAGELGSAVNSYIELICADHSVTPCFNTFYEYLRDVYRKDMEKRDIKVTLSDFNINNLLTTLKQYYRGGRYDFLLNSNKNIDLLSKRFIVFEIDQVKDNKDLFPVVTIIIMEAFINKMRRLKGIRKMILIEEAWKAIASANMADYIKYLYKTVRKYFGEAIVVTQEVDDIIQSPIVKESIINNSDCKILLDQRKYMTKFDGIQAMLGLSEKEKSQILSINQNNDPNRLYKEVWIGLGGMQSAVYATEVSMEEYLTYTTEETEKVEVMNRAAQLSGDIETAIRQLAIEKRNNKKK; via the coding sequence ATGAGAAACAAAAGCAAGATAACGACCCTGGAGTCGAAGTTCCCGCTGCTCTCCGTCGAGCAGGGCTGCATGGTGAGCAAAGATGCTGACATCACGGTGGCTTTCCGTGTGGAACTGCCCGAACTCTTTACCGTCACCTCTACAGAATACGAAGCAATGCACTCTGCCTGGCATAAGGCAATCAAGGTGCTACCCAATTACAGCATCGTACACAAGCAGGACTGGTTCATTAAGGAAGACTATCAAGGAAAGCTCTCCGATGGTGGATTGAGCTTCCTTGCCCGTTCCTCTGAGCGGCATTTCAACGAGCGTCCGTATCTCCACCACTCAGTCTATCTCTTCCTGACCAAGACCAACAAGCAGCGTATGGCGCAGCAGAGTAATTTTTCTTCGCTTTGCCGTGGACACCTGCTACCAAAAGAGATTACCAACAAGGATGAAGTGATGAAGTTCATGGAAGCCGTAGACCAGTTCGAGCGTATCATCAACGATACCGAGCAGATAAGGATTGTCCGCATGACAGAAGAAGAGTTAGTTGGCACAAATGAAAAAGGAGGACTACTCGACAGGTATTTCTCTTTATCTGAAGAAGGGCATGCGTCTTTGGAGGACATCCGTCTGGGCGCAGACCTTGTGCGTGTGGGAGATAATATGCTTTGTCTGCATACACTCTCCGACACGGATGACCTGCCTACAACGGTCAGCACGGACAGCCGATATGAACGGTTATCCACTGACAGGAACGACTGCCGCCTGTCCTTTGCCTCGCCTGTGGGCTTGATGCTGCCGTGCAACCATATCTATAACCAGTATCTCTTCATCGAAGACAGCGATGCCAACTTGGAACGCTTCGAGAAGCAGGCAAGGAATATGCACTCGCTGGCACGCTACAGCCGTAGCAACCAAATCAACGAGGAGTGGATACAGGAGTATCTCAATATTGCTCACTCACAGGGGCTGACATCTATCCGTGCCCACTTCAACGTGCTGGCATGGAGTAGCGATAAGGAAGAACTTCGCCAGATTAAGAATGACGTGGGCTCTGCACTTGCTCTTATGGAATGCCACCCACGCCACAACACCATTGATGCGGCAACGCTCTACTGGGCAGGCATTCCCGGCAATGCCGCAGACTTTCCCGCAGAAGAGTCATTCTATACTTTCATCGAGCCTGCCCTCTGCTTCTTTACGGCAGAGACGAACTATAAGGACTCGCTATCACCCTTCGGTATCAAGATGGCAGACCGCCTGTCGGGAAAACCTGTTCATCTGGATATATCGGATTTGCCGATGAAAAAGGGAGTCATTACCAATCGTAACAAGTTTATTTTGGGTCCTTCGGGCAGTGGTAAGTCTTTCTTTACCAACCACATGGTACGTCAGTATTACGAACAGGGGGCGCACGTCCTCTTGGTCGATACAGGTAACTCATATCAAGGCTTGTGTGAACTTATCCACCGCAAGACCAAAGGTGAGGACGGCGTATATTTCACCTATACCAATGAAAGTCCTATATCTTTCAACCCTTTTTATACGGATGATTACTTCTTCGATGTAGAGAAAAGGGAGAGTATCTGCACGCTGCTGCTCACACTTTGGAAGAGTGCAGATGAGCATATCACTAAGACCGAGGCTGGCGAACTTGGTTCAGCCGTAAACTCCTATATCGAGCTGATATGTGCTGACCACAGCGTTACACCCTGTTTTAATACCTTCTATGAGTATCTGCGAGACGTGTACCGCAAGGATATGGAAAAGCGAGACATCAAAGTGACGCTCTCGGACTTCAATATCAACAACCTTCTGACGACACTCAAGCAATATTATCGTGGCGGTCGTTACGACTTTCTTTTGAACTCGAATAAAAATATCGACCTGCTGAGTAAACGCTTCATCGTCTTTGAAATCGACCAAGTGAAGGACAATAAGGACCTCTTTCCCGTGGTAACGATTATCATCATGGAAGCCTTCATCAACAAGATGCGCCGATTAAAGGGTATCCGCAAGATGATACTCATTGAGGAAGCGTGGAAAGCCATTGCTTCGGCAAACATGGCGGACTATATCAAGTATCTCTATAAGACGGTGAGAAAATATTTTGGGGAAGCTATTGTCGTAACGCAGGAGGTAGACGATATCATCCAGTCGCCCATTGTCAAAGAAAGTATCATCAACAACTCCGACTGCAAGATACTGCTCGACCAGCGCAAGTACATGACCAAGTTCGACGGCATACAGGCGATGCTCGGTCTTTCGGAAAAGGAAAAGAGCCAGATACTCTCCATCAACCAGAACAACGACCCGAATCGACTCTACAAGGAGGTGTGGATAGGCTTGGGCGGTATGCAGAGTGCCGTCTATGCTACGGAAGTGAGCATGGAGGAATACCTGACCTATACCACGGAGGAAACCGAGAAGGTGGAGGTGATGAACAGGGCGGCACAACTCAGTGGTGATATCGAAACGGCTATCCGTCAGCTTGCCATAGAGAAAAGAAACAATAAAAAGAAATAA
- a CDS encoding RHS repeat domain-containing protein has protein sequence MVQTTYPGNLVVKYTYDKYGNKTQTTANDKIVYQVDSYDGLETKTSFLNKYTTTVTLDSRGFKSDIVLKNGSTVLDQFKMNYDGATGNLLSRTRNSLSEETFGYDNLDRLVSVKVGTKEMMHIKYAENGNITFKTGIGQYYYDAERPHAVASVDNTDNLISTQACITQFNDLNKISSLQENDKVMTIDYGPDLERCFSILKQGNMSLRKVTYMGDYEKVVANGVTREYYYLDGDVIVVRQNGTFQTYQSFKDNLGSILSVIDENGSKVFSAEYDAWGKQTVSINTIGLIRGYGGHEMLNEFNLINMNGRVYDPVLGRFLSPDKYVQEGDNSQNYNSYSYCLNNPLKYADPSGDVFVLDDFIAITAMGAMMGAMNAAMSDKPIWRGALLGGLSAAATYGIGSIFNGVGTFGHELLRAGAHGLSSGVFNALNGDNFWNGLISGAASSGIGSYAQSINLNSGLMVASTTAMGGIVAWATGGDFLQGAMQGMMIGVFNHAMHDDPPSVSTQQEDQNLEIMLSDVIVIGKAPAYVVNFANPIFAQRVSLYSISVIKISMAEAGVHSVTISSTARTPEEQVNAMYNNLKNKQTCNYAPAGRAVESRYPDKQEMLKEIYRQGPSKVSKHCADFRQLNVIDIAPSSVSNRAAFHHALLNNSKISRVLDPWTPSKDPVFHIEIPQH, from the coding sequence TTGGTACAGACTACTTATCCTGGTAACCTTGTTGTAAAATATACATACGACAAGTACGGAAATAAGACCCAGACTACAGCAAATGATAAGATTGTATATCAAGTTGACAGTTATGATGGATTAGAAACCAAAACATCGTTCTTAAACAAATATACGACAACGGTTACACTCGATTCTCGAGGCTTCAAGAGCGATATTGTTTTGAAGAATGGCAGTACTGTCCTCGATCAGTTTAAAATGAATTATGATGGGGCAACAGGTAACTTGCTTTCACGTACTCGTAATTCACTTTCTGAGGAAACATTTGGCTATGATAATCTTGATCGATTGGTATCTGTTAAAGTTGGCACCAAAGAGATGATGCATATCAAATATGCCGAGAATGGTAATATTACTTTTAAGACTGGTATAGGTCAGTACTATTATGATGCAGAGCGTCCTCATGCGGTAGCATCGGTAGATAATACAGATAATCTTATTTCTACACAGGCTTGCATAACTCAATTTAATGATCTCAACAAGATTTCGTCACTTCAGGAAAATGATAAGGTTATGACCATTGATTATGGTCCAGATCTTGAACGTTGCTTTAGTATTTTGAAGCAAGGTAATATGAGTCTGCGTAAAGTTACCTATATGGGCGATTACGAGAAGGTCGTTGCTAATGGTGTCACTCGCGAATACTATTATCTGGATGGTGATGTCATTGTTGTCCGACAGAATGGAACTTTCCAGACATATCAGTCATTTAAGGACAACTTAGGTAGTATTTTGTCTGTTATTGATGAAAATGGCAGCAAGGTATTCTCAGCAGAGTATGATGCATGGGGTAAACAAACTGTATCAATCAATACTATCGGCCTTATCAGAGGCTATGGTGGGCATGAGATGCTGAATGAGTTCAACCTCATCAATATGAATGGCCGTGTCTATGATCCTGTACTCGGTCGATTCCTGAGTCCAGATAAATACGTACAGGAAGGTGACAATAGCCAGAACTATAACAGCTATAGCTATTGTCTGAATAATCCTCTCAAATATGCCGATCCTAGCGGTGATGTATTTGTCCTTGACGATTTTATCGCAATAACTGCAATGGGCGCAATGATGGGTGCCATGAATGCGGCTATGTCAGATAAGCCAATATGGAGAGGAGCCTTGCTAGGGGGACTTAGCGCAGCAGCAACTTATGGAATAGGCTCAATTTTTAATGGCGTTGGAACTTTTGGACATGAACTGTTGAGAGCTGGTGCACATGGCTTATCTAGTGGTGTCTTTAATGCTTTAAATGGAGATAATTTCTGGAATGGATTAATTTCAGGAGCAGCTTCTTCAGGAATAGGGTCTTATGCACAAAGCATAAACTTAAACTCTGGACTTATGGTAGCTTCCACTACGGCAATGGGTGGAATCGTTGCCTGGGCTACTGGAGGAGATTTCCTGCAAGGGGCAATGCAGGGCATGATGATTGGTGTTTTCAATCATGCTATGCACGATGACCCGCCATCAGTTAGTACTCAACAGGAAGACCAAAACTTAGAAATTATGTTATCCGATGTTATCGTAATAGGGAAAGCTCCGGCTTATGTTGTAAACTTTGCAAATCCTATTTTCGCACAAAGAGTATCTTTATATTCTATATCAGTCATAAAAATAAGTATGGCTGAGGCAGGAGTACACTCAGTGACAATATCAAGCACAGCAAGAACACCTGAAGAGCAAGTAAATGCGATGTATAATAATTTAAAAAATAAGCAAACATGTAATTATGCTCCTGCAGGTCGTGCAGTAGAAAGTCGATATCCTGACAAACAGGAAATGTTAAAAGAGATTTACAGACAAGGACCCAGTAAAGTGTCAAAACATTGTGCAGATTTTAGGCAACTTAATGTTATAGATATAGCTCCTAGTAGTGTCTCCAATAGAGCAGCCTTTCATCATGCACTTCTGAATAATAGCAAAATATCCAGAGTGCTAGATCCATGGACACCCTCCAAGGACCCTGTCTTTCATATTGAGATTCCACAACATTAA
- a CDS encoding DUF3408 domain-containing protein: MAKIQEQRQRLEAKLKEMAEDGVMKTPPKETVSFDPPDEEEDMKIEVSVNQKENQHLVKELMPTSEDKQDETLCKSHERGYERRVETPRTSLEDYRTRYLQSVRLRERTNFTMSADTLQVLRNILQDLGERVSMACYIDNILREHLKEHKELLNNATAKHRRKVAIDF, from the coding sequence ATGGCAAAGATACAGGAACAACGGCAGAGATTGGAAGCTAAGCTTAAGGAGATGGCAGAAGATGGGGTGATGAAGACACCACCCAAGGAAACTGTGTCTTTTGACCCACCTGATGAGGAAGAGGATATGAAAATAGAGGTCAGTGTCAACCAAAAGGAAAACCAACATCTGGTAAAGGAGCTTATGCCTACCTCGGAGGATAAGCAGGACGAGACCTTGTGTAAAAGCCACGAGAGAGGATATGAGAGACGTGTGGAAACACCTCGGACTTCTTTAGAGGACTACCGAACACGCTATTTACAATCCGTCCGCCTTCGAGAGCGAACCAATTTTACAATGAGTGCTGATACACTCCAAGTGCTAAGAAACATTTTACAGGATTTGGGTGAGCGAGTATCGATGGCTTGCTATATTGACAATATTCTTCGTGAACACCTCAAGGAGCATAAGGAACTACTCAATAATGCTACAGCAAAGCATCGCCGCAAGGTGGCAATAGATTTTTGA
- a CDS encoding DUF4133 domain-containing protein, whose protein sequence is MAAFEINKGVGRTVEFKGLKAQYLFLFAGGLLAVFILVVILYLCGVSQITCLVIGVVGASLVVWQTFTMNRKYGQYGLMKKGAVHMHPRYLVNRRTVFHLIRNLQPKKAKK, encoded by the coding sequence ATGGCAGCATTTGAAATCAACAAGGGTGTAGGCCGGACGGTAGAGTTCAAGGGCTTGAAGGCGCAGTACCTCTTCCTCTTTGCAGGAGGCTTGCTGGCAGTCTTCATTCTCGTGGTCATTCTCTATCTCTGTGGAGTCAGCCAAATTACCTGTCTTGTCATAGGTGTAGTGGGTGCCAGCCTTGTGGTATGGCAAACGTTCACCATGAATAGAAAGTACGGGCAATATGGGCTGATGAAAAAGGGAGCGGTGCATATGCACCCACGCTACCTTGTAAACCGCCGTACGGTCTTCCACCTTATCCGTAATCTTCAACCAAAGAAAGCAAAGAAATGA
- a CDS encoding DUF4134 domain-containing protein: MNNKKKITMLLLTATTIGAYAQGNGIAGINEATKMVTSYFDPGTKLIYAVGAVVGLIGGIKVYNKFSSGDPDTSKTAASWFGACIFLIVAATILRSFFL; the protein is encoded by the coding sequence ATGAACAACAAAAAGAAAATCACAATGCTACTCCTGACGGCTACCACCATAGGAGCATACGCACAAGGCAATGGTATTGCCGGTATCAATGAAGCTACAAAAATGGTAACCTCCTACTTCGATCCCGGCACGAAACTCATTTATGCCGTAGGGGCGGTAGTGGGGTTGATTGGAGGCATTAAAGTGTACAACAAGTTCTCAAGTGGTGACCCCGATACGAGCAAGACCGCAGCCTCTTGGTTCGGTGCGTGTATCTTCCTCATTGTGGCAGCCACTATCTTGAGAAGCTTCTTCTTGTAA
- a CDS encoding RHS repeat domain-containing protein, which produces MIKGSVLKTFDETYDGTTDNLLSRKRNNGPQETFGYDNFDRLVSVKSGTVETMKINYASNGNILFKTGIGNFSYDKNIRPHAVTEIENADGKIPGDALNTSFNDFGKIQLIEDAGKILRMDFAYGPDQERWYSELSHNGTDVRTTVYAGEYEKITENGNTREFYYLDGNTIAIKENGSIKTYLVFTDNLGSILSVMDENGAKVFDASYDAWGKQTITLNTIGLHRGYTGHEMLSEFDIINMNQRSLSRSRESNGRLYDPVLSRFFSPDNYVQMPDNSQNFNRYSYCLNNTLKYTDSSGEFWNLIIGAAI; this is translated from the coding sequence ATGATAAAAGGTAGCGTCCTGAAGACCTTTGACGAGACCTACGATGGGACGACCGATAACCTGCTGTCACGCAAGAGGAACAATGGACCACAAGAAACTTTCGGCTATGACAATTTTGACAGACTTGTTTCCGTCAAAAGTGGAACAGTTGAAACGATGAAGATAAATTATGCGTCGAACGGAAATATTCTCTTCAAGACCGGAATTGGCAACTTCTCTTATGATAAGAATATCCGACCACATGCTGTGACGGAGATAGAAAATGCTGACGGAAAGATTCCTGGTGACGCATTGAATACGTCTTTCAACGACTTCGGAAAGATTCAGTTGATAGAAGATGCAGGCAAGATCCTCAGGATGGACTTTGCCTATGGTCCTGATCAAGAAAGATGGTATTCTGAATTATCACACAATGGTACGGATGTAAGAACTACAGTCTATGCCGGGGAATATGAGAAGATTACCGAGAATGGTAACACCCGTGAGTTCTATTATCTTGATGGCAACACCATCGCCATTAAGGAAAACGGCAGTATAAAAACTTATCTTGTCTTCACGGACAATTTAGGTAGCATTCTTTCCGTTATGGATGAGAATGGAGCCAAAGTTTTCGATGCCTCTTATGATGCGTGGGGCAAGCAGACGATAACACTCAACACCATAGGTTTGCACCGTGGCTACACAGGGCATGAAATGCTTAGCGAGTTTGACATCATAAATATGAACCAACGGTCACTGTCGCGAAGCAGGGAAAGTAACGGTCGCTTGTATGACCCTGTTCTCAGCCGCTTCTTCAGCCCTGACAACTATGTGCAGATGCCCGACAATAGCCAGAACTTCAACCGTTACAGCTACTGCCTGAACAATACGCTGAAGTACACGGATTCGAGCGGGGAGTTTTGGAACCTTATCATAGGGGCGGCTATTTGA
- the mobC gene encoding conjugal transfer protein MobC → MAQEDDLRALGKIMDFIRGISVIFLLVNCYWFCYEAFQQWQFTLGIIDKILMKFQRTTGLFSSILWTKLFCVVFLALSCLGTKGVKEEKITWPKIWTVLFAGFMFFFLNWWLLALPIGKVGAASLYIFTLSVGYICLLMGGVWMSRLLKNNLMDDVFNTENESFMQETRLMENEYSVNLPTRFYYKKKWNNGWINVVNPFRASMVLGTPGSGKSYAIVNNYIKQQIEKGFAMYIYDYKFPDLSEIAYNHLFHHLDAYKVKPQFFVINFDDPRKSHRCNPINPAFMTDISDAYESAYTIMLNLNRSWIQKQGDFFVESPIILLAAIIWFLKIYENGKYCTFPHAIEFLNRPYAQIFPILTSYDELANYLSPFMDAWEGGAQDQLQGQIASAKIPLSRMISPALYWVMTGDDFSLDINNPNEPKVLVVGNNPDRQNIYSAALGLYNSRIVKLINKKKQLKSSVIIDELPTIYFRGLDNLIATARSNKVAVCLGFQDFSQLTRDYGDKESKVIQNTVGNVFSGQVVGETAKTLSERFGKVLQQRQSMTINRNDKSTSISTQMDSLIPASKISNLTQGMFVGAVSDNFDERIDQKIFHAEIVVDSAKISAEMKAYKPIPEINTFQNEDGFDNLKETIEANYRKVKREILSLVDSEIQRIKNDPMLSNLIKG, encoded by the coding sequence ATGGCACAAGAAGACGATTTAAGGGCACTAGGAAAAATCATGGACTTTATACGGGGCATATCAGTGATATTCCTCCTCGTTAACTGTTATTGGTTCTGTTACGAGGCATTTCAGCAGTGGCAATTCACGCTTGGAATCATTGATAAGATACTGATGAAATTCCAGCGTACCACAGGATTGTTTTCTTCCATCCTTTGGACGAAACTATTTTGTGTAGTATTTCTTGCTCTCTCATGTTTGGGAACGAAAGGCGTGAAGGAGGAGAAAATCACATGGCCAAAGATCTGGACGGTGCTTTTCGCTGGGTTTATGTTCTTCTTTCTGAATTGGTGGTTGTTGGCTTTGCCCATTGGTAAGGTGGGAGCGGCTTCGCTCTATATCTTCACACTCTCTGTGGGCTATATCTGTTTGCTGATGGGTGGTGTGTGGATGAGCCGCTTGCTTAAAAACAATCTGATGGACGATGTGTTCAACACAGAGAACGAGAGTTTTATGCAGGAAACTCGGTTGATGGAGAATGAATACTCTGTCAATCTTCCTACACGCTTCTACTATAAGAAGAAATGGAACAACGGTTGGATAAACGTGGTCAATCCATTTCGTGCCTCGATGGTGCTGGGTACTCCGGGGTCGGGTAAGTCATATGCCATCGTGAACAACTATATCAAGCAACAGATAGAGAAAGGCTTTGCCATGTATATCTACGACTATAAGTTCCCAGACCTTTCAGAGATAGCCTACAATCACCTGTTTCATCATTTGGACGCTTACAAGGTAAAACCTCAGTTTTTCGTGATAAATTTCGATGATCCGAGAAAGTCGCATCGGTGCAATCCTATCAATCCTGCCTTTATGACAGATATATCGGATGCCTACGAGAGTGCCTATACCATCATGCTCAACCTTAACCGCTCGTGGATACAGAAGCAGGGAGATTTCTTTGTCGAGTCACCGATTATCCTATTGGCAGCTATTATATGGTTTCTGAAAATCTATGAGAACGGAAAGTATTGCACCTTCCCTCATGCCATCGAATTTCTCAACCGTCCCTACGCACAAATATTCCCGATACTCACCTCCTACGATGAGCTTGCCAACTACCTTTCTCCCTTTATGGATGCTTGGGAAGGAGGAGCGCAGGACCAGTTGCAGGGACAGATTGCCAGTGCCAAGATACCGCTTTCTCGCATGATTTCACCGGCTCTCTATTGGGTAATGACAGGTGATGATTTCTCGCTCGACATCAATAATCCCAATGAGCCAAAAGTGCTTGTCGTGGGTAATAATCCTGACCGCCAGAATATCTACTCAGCTGCTCTTGGACTCTATAATAGTCGTATTGTGAAACTCATCAACAAGAAGAAACAGCTCAAAAGTTCTGTGATTATCGACGAGTTGCCGACTATCTATTTCCGTGGGCTGGACAACCTTATTGCTACCGCCCGAAGCAACAAGGTAGCAGTGTGTTTGGGTTTTCAGGACTTCTCACAGCTCACTCGCGATTATGGGGACAAGGAAAGCAAAGTGATACAGAACACCGTGGGTAATGTTTTTTCGGGGCAAGTAGTAGGAGAAACAGCTAAGACACTATCAGAGCGCTTTGGCAAGGTACTTCAACAACGACAGTCTATGACCATCAATCGAAATGACAAGTCCACCTCTATTTCCACACAGATGGATAGTCTTATCCCTGCATCGAAAATCAGTAATCTCACGCAGGGTATGTTCGTAGGCGCAGTGTCCGACAACTTTGACGAGCGTATTGACCAAAAAATTTTCCATGCCGAGATAGTCGTGGATTCAGCAAAGATATCGGCAGAAATGAAAGCATACAAGCCAATCCCTGAAATCAATACGTTCCAAAACGAAGACGGCTTTGACAATCTCAAAGAGACCATCGAAGCCAACTATCGTAAGGTGAAGCGAGAGATACTTTCGCTTGTCGATTCAGAGATTCAAAGGATTAAAAACGATCCCATGCTTAGTAATCTTATTAAAGGATAA